The Spirosoma foliorum genome has a window encoding:
- a CDS encoding FG-GAP repeat domain-containing protein, whose translation MRRLSFLITEPWFLPLLGLYIVVVSCQSNNDSTTAKDPVAAEGEKLARQYCSTCHLPVLPDALDKETWSKHVLPEMATKLGLEVWQKTHYYPSQNATISFENWTKLLAYYEKFAPAKPIKATPPTPLVNDWSIFSLRKPAEIKTELATTTMVAVDSTSGQIYSSNENTSGLYQWNSALKPTLIRTLNSPAVQARFIQAGGSHRALLTCIGTMMAVDRPSGEVVEVELDKSATNQPSTLARQLPRPIQSTPADFNHDGLTDYIVCGFGHNAGGLYLLKQLPDRQFEKQVIKEAPGATQVITGDFNNDGWLDFMALFAHADEGIWLFTNDQQGGFNDRNLLKFPPVYGSTSFQLIDFNKDGRLDILYTCGDNSDYSRVLKRFHGVYIFLNKGNNRYEQAYFYPINGCTKAVAADFDQDGDLDLATIAFFGDLQNNPAETFVYFEQKKSLDFSPHAVPVHPYGRWICMDVNDLDRDGDLDIVLGNYSQGFLNEVGFQPDWNGYLPLVVLENKVR comes from the coding sequence ACTAGCTCGTCAGTATTGCAGCACCTGCCATTTGCCCGTTCTCCCCGACGCACTCGACAAAGAAACCTGGAGCAAGCATGTTTTGCCCGAAATGGCCACCAAATTAGGGCTGGAAGTCTGGCAGAAGACTCATTATTATCCCTCACAAAACGCCACCATTTCGTTCGAAAACTGGACGAAGTTATTGGCGTACTATGAAAAATTCGCACCTGCGAAACCAATTAAAGCAACCCCACCAACTCCGCTGGTTAACGATTGGTCGATCTTCAGTCTTCGAAAGCCCGCTGAAATTAAAACCGAACTGGCTACTACGACTATGGTCGCCGTTGATTCGACTAGTGGTCAGATTTATTCCAGCAATGAAAATACGTCAGGACTTTATCAGTGGAATTCGGCCCTGAAACCAACCCTGATTCGTACCCTAAATTCGCCAGCTGTTCAGGCTCGATTTATACAGGCTGGCGGTTCTCATCGAGCGCTTCTGACCTGTATTGGAACGATGATGGCGGTTGATCGGCCCAGTGGTGAAGTTGTTGAGGTTGAGTTAGATAAATCGGCAACTAATCAACCTAGTACACTAGCAAGGCAATTGCCGCGTCCTATCCAATCAACACCAGCAGATTTTAACCATGATGGTCTGACGGATTATATCGTTTGTGGATTTGGTCATAATGCCGGTGGGTTATACTTGTTAAAGCAACTGCCCGATCGTCAGTTTGAGAAACAGGTTATCAAGGAAGCACCAGGCGCTACCCAAGTCATTACAGGTGATTTTAACAACGACGGCTGGCTCGATTTTATGGCTCTCTTCGCCCATGCTGACGAGGGTATCTGGTTATTTACCAACGATCAGCAAGGTGGTTTTAATGATCGTAATCTGCTTAAGTTTCCACCTGTTTACGGGTCTACCAGCTTTCAGCTAATCGATTTCAACAAAGATGGGCGATTGGATATTCTGTACACCTGTGGCGATAACAGCGATTATTCGCGGGTTCTGAAGCGGTTTCACGGCGTTTATATTTTCCTGAACAAAGGCAATAATCGTTATGAGCAAGCCTACTTTTACCCAATCAACGGCTGCACCAAAGCCGTTGCCGCCGACTTCGATCAGGATGGCGATCTGGATCTGGCAACCATTGCCTTTTTCGGTGATCTGCAAAACAACCCAGCCGAAACCTTCGTCTATTTCGAGCAGAAAAAATCACTGGATTTCAGTCCCCACGCTGTACCTGTACACCCCTATGGGCGCTGGATTTGTATGGATGTAAACGACCTGGATCGTGACGGCGATCTGGATATTGTGCTCGGCAACTACTCCCAGGGGTTTCTCAATGAAGTCGGATTTCAGCCTGATTGGAATGGATACTTGCCGTTGGTTGTGCTGGAAAATAAGGTTCGTTAA
- a CDS encoding DEAD/DEAH box helicase — MTFDELNLNKPLSNALEDLGYTTPTTIQQNVFSVVMSGRDVCGLAQTGTGKTLAYLLPCLRQLQFSKEKLAQLLIIVPTRELVVQVLETVNQLTAYMNLTAVGVYGGVNLKPQAAEVQKGMDILVATPGRLVDLLSNGTFKTKAIKKLVIDEVDEMLDLGFRTQLKIILDLLPPKRQNLLFSATLTIEVEKLIETFFNNPVRVEAAPVGTPLENIAQSAYEVPNFYTKINLLKLLLNQDATMTKVLVFVATKQLADQVYEEMDAKFPGQLGIIHSNKAQNQRFEAVDNFKSGAFRILIATDIIARGLDVAEVSHVINFDMPDVPENYIHRIGRTGRADQKGIAITFITPADEEKQEAIEALMNYQIPLVPLPEDLAISEVLTEAEKPKVHMKMPEVKAPKREDVGPAFHEKLAKNKKVNVRRDHAAEKMLKYGRPIKRSGKK; from the coding sequence ATGACGTTTGATGAACTGAATCTGAATAAACCGCTGAGTAATGCCCTGGAAGACCTGGGCTACACGACACCCACAACCATTCAGCAGAATGTGTTTTCGGTTGTTATGTCGGGACGGGATGTGTGCGGACTGGCGCAAACAGGAACGGGGAAAACACTGGCGTATCTGCTGCCCTGCCTTCGTCAGCTCCAATTTTCGAAAGAGAAACTGGCCCAACTTCTGATCATCGTTCCCACGCGCGAACTGGTCGTGCAGGTGCTGGAAACGGTGAACCAATTAACTGCCTACATGAACCTGACAGCGGTTGGCGTGTATGGGGGCGTCAATCTGAAACCACAGGCGGCTGAAGTGCAGAAAGGCATGGATATCCTGGTCGCTACGCCCGGTCGGCTGGTCGATCTGTTGTCGAATGGTACATTCAAAACGAAGGCGATCAAAAAACTGGTCATCGACGAAGTGGATGAAATGCTGGATCTTGGGTTCCGTACGCAGCTAAAAATCATTCTGGACCTACTACCACCCAAGCGACAAAACCTGCTGTTTTCAGCTACACTAACGATTGAGGTTGAGAAGTTAATCGAAACGTTTTTCAACAATCCGGTTCGGGTAGAAGCCGCGCCAGTTGGAACACCCCTGGAAAACATTGCGCAATCGGCTTATGAGGTTCCTAACTTTTACACAAAAATTAACCTCCTGAAATTGTTGCTGAATCAGGACGCCACAATGACTAAAGTGCTAGTCTTTGTGGCAACCAAGCAACTGGCCGATCAGGTTTATGAAGAAATGGATGCCAAATTTCCTGGTCAGCTAGGAATTATTCACTCGAACAAGGCACAAAATCAGCGATTTGAGGCTGTTGATAACTTTAAGTCGGGCGCGTTTCGTATTCTGATTGCTACGGATATCATCGCTCGCGGATTAGACGTAGCTGAAGTGTCGCACGTGATCAATTTCGATATGCCCGACGTGCCGGAAAACTATATCCACCGGATTGGCCGAACGGGGCGCGCCGACCAGAAAGGCATTGCAATAACCTTCATCACACCTGCCGATGAGGAGAAACAGGAGGCCATCGAAGCGTTGATGAATTACCAGATTCCGCTAGTACCATTACCGGAAGATCTGGCCATTTCGGAGGTGCTTACAGAGGCTGAAAAACCGAAGGTTCACATGAAAATGCCAGAGGTAAAAGCACCTAAACGCGAAGACGTTGGGCCAGCTTTTCACGAGAAACTGGCTAAGAATAAAAAAGTAAATGTCCGGCGCGATCACGCAGCCGAAAAAATGTTAAAATATGGTCGACCCATTAAACGAAGCGGAAAAAAATAA
- a CDS encoding SDR family oxidoreductase: MKKTIDSQVVLITGTSTGFGKLTAITLANAGHTVIATMRGKTGKNAAVAQELAAFPNIDVVEMDITSDESVKQAIEQTLTKYGRIDVLVNNAGVSGFGLLEGYSLDQIRAMLEVNLYGVLRTYQAVLPAMRKARNGLVINLTSGASGFTVPFMVPYLISKFGVETITEGLQDELADYGIENVTIQPGVYPTEMTSGVKAGLNADKPEIVTEYGDSATAKFNAIGAGFFGKMAEFNMNPQTIADGVLALVDMEKGTRPLRYPLDAIAQGTDKEFIQARADIKARWVEKYSLSA; encoded by the coding sequence ATGAAAAAGACCATTGATTCCCAAGTAGTTTTGATAACAGGAACAAGCACTGGGTTTGGTAAATTAACGGCTATTACACTAGCCAATGCGGGGCATACCGTGATTGCAACCATGCGTGGAAAAACCGGCAAAAATGCCGCTGTTGCGCAGGAATTGGCAGCCTTCCCCAATATTGACGTCGTCGAAATGGACATCACCAGCGATGAATCGGTGAAGCAGGCTATCGAACAAACGTTAACTAAATATGGCAGAATTGATGTACTGGTGAATAATGCTGGCGTAAGTGGTTTTGGCCTGCTGGAAGGTTATTCGCTGGATCAGATTCGGGCGATGCTGGAGGTTAATTTGTATGGCGTGTTGCGCACTTATCAGGCCGTTTTACCCGCCATGCGTAAAGCAAGAAACGGGTTGGTTATTAACCTCACCTCGGGAGCCAGCGGATTCACAGTTCCCTTTATGGTTCCATACCTGATCTCCAAATTTGGCGTAGAAACCATTACCGAAGGCTTACAGGACGAACTAGCTGATTACGGTATCGAAAACGTAACCATCCAACCAGGCGTTTATCCGACAGAAATGACATCGGGCGTAAAAGCGGGTCTTAATGCCGACAAGCCTGAGATCGTAACGGAATACGGTGACTCAGCTACGGCCAAATTCAATGCGATTGGGGCCGGATTTTTTGGTAAAATGGCCGAGTTCAACATGAATCCACAAACCATCGCCGACGGTGTTTTGGCCCTTGTTGACATGGAAAAAGGAACGCGTCCATTGCGCTATCCATTGGATGCCATTGCCCAGGGAACAGACAAAGAGTTTATTCAGGCCAGGGCCGATATTAAGGCCCGGTGGGTGGAGAAATATAGCTTGAGTGCGTAG
- a CDS encoding Crp/Fnr family transcriptional regulator — protein sequence MFEIFRNYLSSKTSLSEADFEQIRAMSVIKKLRKHQYLLQEGDVWRSNAFIAKGCLRRYQVDAKGQEHILTFATENWWIGDRDSLLTGNPAISNIDAIEDSEVVLISKENFDQLCQQLPSFNEFIQTILQKSFIASQNRIYATISYTAEEKYQNFITTRPELANRVPQHMIASYLGISAETLSRVRNQMAKK from the coding sequence ATGTTCGAGATTTTCCGAAACTATTTAAGCAGTAAAACTAGCCTCTCCGAAGCCGATTTTGAGCAGATAAGGGCGATGAGTGTCATCAAAAAACTGCGAAAACACCAGTACTTATTGCAGGAAGGTGATGTCTGGCGATCCAATGCATTTATAGCTAAGGGTTGTCTTCGCAGGTATCAGGTCGATGCCAAAGGGCAGGAACACATATTGACATTTGCCACCGAAAACTGGTGGATTGGTGACCGCGATAGTTTACTAACGGGCAATCCGGCTATCAGTAATATCGATGCCATTGAAGATTCGGAAGTTGTACTGATTAGCAAGGAAAACTTCGATCAACTCTGCCAGCAACTCCCCTCCTTCAACGAGTTTATTCAAACAATTCTCCAGAAGAGTTTCATTGCTTCGCAGAACAGAATCTACGCGACGATCAGCTATACCGCCGAAGAAAAGTACCAGAACTTCATCACCACCCGTCCCGAACTAGCCAACCGAGTTCCCCAGCACATGATTGCGTCCTATCTGGGCATCTCCGCCGAAACCCTCAGTCGAGTCCGAAACCAAATGGCGAAGAAGTAG
- a CDS encoding DEAD/DEAH box helicase, protein MISSQQQEQTLKSLGISALKPMQEAAQKAILQDNDTFLIAPTGSGKTIAFLLPVLQLLKPNRNEVQCLILAPTRELAMQIEQVWKKMATGYKVNVCYGGHPVETEIKNLSNPPALLIGTPGRITDHISRRTFSLDGIHTLVLDEFDKSLELGFQEEMAYIISGLRNLRKRVLVSATSGITIPDFVKLNAPTTLTFTPNEDVSTNLTVKIVNSDAKDKIETLFQLICSLNSESALIFCNHRDAAERTSALLNEMGIYSTFYHGGMEQDDRERALILFRNGSVTYLVTTDLAARGLDIPEMKHVIHYHLPPHAHEFTHRNGRTARMQTSGTAYVILHRDEPRPPYLDKSLETLELPANSPLPNPPEFVTIYISGGKKNKLNKVDIVGFFSQKGQLEKGDLGLIEVKDFISFAAVKKAKVDAFLKRIKDEKMKGKKYKIELAR, encoded by the coding sequence ATGATAAGTTCGCAACAGCAGGAGCAAACCCTGAAAAGTCTCGGTATTTCGGCGTTAAAACCGATGCAGGAGGCTGCTCAAAAAGCCATTTTACAGGATAACGATACATTTCTGATAGCGCCGACGGGTTCCGGCAAAACGATTGCGTTTCTACTTCCCGTTCTCCAACTACTCAAACCGAATCGGAATGAGGTGCAATGCCTGATTCTGGCACCCACCCGTGAGCTGGCCATGCAGATTGAACAGGTCTGGAAAAAAATGGCGACGGGTTATAAAGTCAACGTGTGCTACGGAGGCCATCCGGTGGAAACCGAAATCAAGAACCTAAGTAATCCCCCTGCCCTACTGATTGGCACTCCCGGACGAATTACAGATCACATTTCCCGTCGAACCTTCTCGCTGGACGGTATTCATACGCTGGTTCTGGATGAATTTGATAAATCGCTGGAACTGGGCTTTCAGGAGGAGATGGCTTATATTATCAGCGGCCTGCGTAATCTCCGGAAACGGGTGCTGGTTTCGGCTACATCGGGCATTACCATCCCTGATTTTGTTAAACTCAACGCTCCAACAACCCTAACGTTCACGCCCAACGAAGACGTATCGACTAACTTAACCGTTAAGATTGTCAATTCGGACGCAAAAGATAAAATTGAGACGCTGTTTCAACTGATTTGCTCACTGAATTCGGAATCAGCTCTGATTTTCTGCAACCATCGGGATGCCGCCGAGCGAACCAGTGCCCTGCTGAACGAAATGGGAATTTATTCGACCTTCTATCACGGTGGCATGGAGCAGGACGATCGCGAACGGGCGTTGATTCTGTTCCGCAACGGCAGTGTTACTTATCTGGTTACCACGGATCTGGCAGCTCGTGGGTTGGACATTCCCGAAATGAAACACGTGATTCACTACCATCTGCCGCCACACGCCCACGAGTTTACTCATCGGAACGGTCGAACGGCGCGTATGCAGACATCGGGAACGGCTTATGTGATTTTACACCGTGATGAACCCCGACCACCGTATCTGGATAAATCACTCGAAACGTTAGAACTCCCCGCTAATTCGCCCTTACCCAATCCGCCCGAATTTGTGACCATTTATATTAGTGGGGGCAAGAAGAACAAGCTTAACAAGGTCGATATCGTTGGCTTTTTCTCTCAAAAGGGGCAACTCGAAAAAGGCGATTTAGGCTTGATTGAAGTAAAGGATTTCATCTCGTTTGCGGCCGTAAAAAAAGCCAAAGTTGATGCTTTTCTGAAGCGGATCAAAGACGAAAAAATGAAGGGAAAGAAGTACAAAATTGAACTAGCTCGTTAA
- a CDS encoding type IX secretion system plug protein: protein MSLLARLSTLLFLGILAAPVWGQQLKTIDHIYDPKVETVLLFPQVSTNQLDPSLTLNPPVISLDEQVALQLEFDDLTATYRSFRARIVHCNADWQRSVLNDIEFTYEYNDNPITEYLNSINTKIPYYHYRFTLPKLKLPGNYLLVVYDERNRNNIIFTRRFCTYQNRVQVTAEARFSTDPARQFSDQQIDLSINYKGYQVISPQDDFKVVIRQNYRDDREIRGLRPTNVQSFDQTLEYKLIDLSNTILGGNEYRFFDTRTVLSRANYIDRIDRLADRNVVYVQTDKSRNQGPYIQSDDFNGQFVIDQRETSNGATNADYIETVFTLKIPEVQNWDIYVNGAFNFWQLNDRNRMSFDALLGAYRATILLKQGVYNYDYVGQTTTTPPKTDEHFIEGSYSGTENDYEVFVYHRPPASRADQLIAYQKIGVNKRK, encoded by the coding sequence ATGAGTTTACTTGCCCGATTGTCTACTCTTTTGTTTTTGGGAATACTAGCGGCACCCGTATGGGGTCAGCAACTGAAAACCATCGACCATATTTATGATCCTAAAGTGGAAACCGTACTGCTGTTTCCACAAGTAAGTACCAACCAGCTCGACCCATCGCTAACCCTCAATCCGCCAGTTATTTCGCTGGATGAACAGGTGGCGCTTCAGCTCGAATTTGATGATCTGACAGCTACATATCGCTCATTCCGCGCTCGAATTGTTCATTGTAACGCCGATTGGCAACGCTCTGTTCTGAACGACATTGAGTTCACCTATGAGTACAACGACAATCCGATTACGGAATACCTAAATTCGATCAACACTAAAATTCCCTATTATCATTATCGATTTACGCTTCCCAAGCTGAAACTGCCGGGTAACTACCTGTTGGTGGTTTACGACGAGCGTAACCGAAACAACATCATCTTCACCCGTCGATTTTGTACCTACCAGAATCGGGTACAAGTAACTGCCGAAGCACGCTTTTCGACAGACCCGGCCCGTCAATTTTCCGATCAGCAAATCGATTTGAGTATTAATTACAAAGGCTATCAGGTTATCTCGCCACAAGATGACTTCAAGGTGGTGATCCGGCAGAATTACCGTGATGATCGTGAGATTCGTGGATTACGTCCGACCAATGTACAGTCTTTCGACCAGACGCTGGAATATAAGCTCATCGACCTGAGCAACACCATATTAGGTGGGAATGAGTACCGATTTTTTGATACGCGAACGGTACTATCTCGTGCTAACTACATTGATCGAATTGACCGGCTTGCCGACCGGAATGTGGTTTATGTGCAGACGGATAAATCGCGAAATCAGGGCCCTTATATCCAGAGCGATGATTTCAATGGTCAATTTGTAATCGACCAGCGGGAAACCAGCAATGGGGCAACGAATGCCGACTATATCGAAACAGTTTTCACGCTCAAAATACCCGAAGTGCAGAACTGGGATATATATGTAAACGGGGCGTTTAATTTCTGGCAACTAAACGATCGAAATCGCATGTCATTCGATGCCTTGTTGGGGGCTTACAGAGCTACTATTCTGCTCAAACAAGGCGTTTACAACTATGATTACGTTGGGCAAACGACAACCACGCCACCTAAAACAGACGAGCATTTTATTGAAGGGAGCTACTCAGGCACAGAAAACGACTACGAAGTATTTGTGTATCATCGCCCACCCGCATCTCGCGCCGATCAATTAATCGCGTACCAGAAAATAGGAGTGAATAAGCGGAAGTAA
- a CDS encoding DEAD/DEAH box helicase, which produces MVDPLNEAEKNNATFASLGLSEPLVKAAAEQLYTRPYPIQRDAIPSILRGKDILGIAKTGSGKTASFVLPILELFHRTKEASGRYASVLVLVPTRELAGQVADVFQTLGVHLFPKVKTVAVYGGVSINPQMQAVYGADIIVATPGRLLDLLDQRALRLSDVEILVLDEADKMLELGFADEMSKLFALLPKKRQTILFSATLGDAIQDINATLLRTPIKIEVVEEETNLDLIEQLAYKVNAERKGPLLRYLIKTEKMKQVLVFVSSTRTADNLVVKLTKNGIQAAAIHGQKGQNIRTEVLQKFKAGQLTVMVATDLLARGIDIQLLPYVINFDLPRSPKDYVHRIGRTGRAEAKGKAFSLITPDDEHHFKIIQKKMGKRVEQIDSADFDLQGY; this is translated from the coding sequence ATGGTCGACCCATTAAACGAAGCGGAAAAAAATAACGCAACGTTCGCATCGCTGGGCTTGTCGGAGCCGCTTGTGAAAGCCGCTGCAGAGCAACTATACACGCGTCCTTATCCCATTCAGCGAGACGCTATTCCATCCATTCTACGCGGAAAGGACATTCTGGGTATCGCCAAAACAGGGTCTGGAAAAACCGCCAGTTTCGTGCTGCCGATTCTGGAATTGTTCCATCGAACAAAAGAAGCCAGTGGTCGATACGCCAGCGTGTTGGTGCTGGTGCCCACACGCGAATTGGCTGGTCAGGTTGCCGATGTGTTTCAGACGTTGGGTGTACACCTGTTTCCGAAAGTAAAAACCGTGGCCGTTTACGGGGGCGTATCCATCAATCCGCAAATGCAGGCGGTGTATGGCGCTGATATCATTGTAGCCACACCCGGTCGATTACTGGATTTGCTGGACCAGCGCGCCCTGCGTTTATCTGATGTCGAAATTCTGGTGCTCGATGAAGCCGATAAAATGCTTGAACTCGGCTTTGCCGACGAAATGAGCAAGTTGTTTGCGTTGTTGCCCAAAAAACGCCAGACAATCCTGTTTTCGGCCACATTGGGCGATGCCATTCAGGACATCAACGCAACACTCTTACGAACACCGATTAAAATTGAGGTTGTCGAAGAAGAAACCAATCTTGACCTGATTGAACAACTGGCCTATAAAGTTAACGCCGAACGCAAAGGCCCGCTGTTACGGTACCTGATCAAGACCGAGAAAATGAAGCAGGTTCTGGTCTTTGTTTCATCGACCCGAACGGCTGACAATCTGGTTGTTAAACTGACGAAGAACGGAATACAAGCCGCTGCTATTCATGGTCAGAAAGGACAGAATATCCGAACCGAAGTACTTCAGAAATTCAAGGCAGGTCAGCTTACTGTAATGGTCGCCACCGATTTACTGGCGCGCGGCATTGACATTCAACTACTCCCGTACGTCATCAACTTCGATTTGCCCCGATCTCCTAAAGATTACGTTCACCGAATTGGCCGGACAGGTCGCGCGGAAGCGAAAGGGAAAGCCTTTTCGTTGATTACGCCCGATGATGAACATCATTTCAAAATCATCCAGAAAAAGATGGGCAAACGAGTCGAGCAGATCGATAGCGCCGACTTTGATTTGCAAGGGTATTGA
- a CDS encoding DUF3244 domain-containing protein has translation MLPLMTKVAASLLLSASTLFNPTTPKTLSFDASAFVTADHQIRVAVRKSAETPIEVVLRNKNHDVLYQHNIGKKEDKYTVKLNVNDLADGEYELEIKSNEGSIVKQLNVSSQPVQQVARTIAMN, from the coding sequence ATGTTACCACTAATGACTAAAGTTGCCGCATCACTTTTGTTAAGCGCTTCAACCCTGTTTAATCCTACGACCCCTAAAACGCTGTCATTCGACGCAAGTGCTTTTGTAACTGCCGATCATCAGATTCGGGTAGCCGTTCGTAAGTCGGCCGAAACCCCAATTGAAGTGGTACTCCGGAACAAAAACCACGACGTACTTTATCAGCACAACATTGGCAAAAAAGAAGACAAGTACACCGTTAAATTGAATGTCAATGATTTGGCTGATGGCGAGTATGAACTGGAAATCAAATCGAACGAAGGCAGTATCGTTAAGCAACTGAATGTGTCATCGCAGCCTGTTCAGCAAGTGGCTCGGACTATTGCGATGAACTAA